The following proteins are encoded in a genomic region of Corynebacterium atypicum:
- the lspA gene encoding signal peptidase II, producing MAVIAVVVALVDQASKTAVLRWLAPGETVAVVGDWFRFRLLFNPGAAFSFGTNATWVFTVIQIVFIVGVAVSAPRVRDKYVALGLALVAGGAAGNLCDRLFRQPAFFVGHVVDFISVGNFAVFNVADSAITVGVLIFLVATLFGESKASGEGDS from the coding sequence ATGGCTGTGATAGCTGTGGTGGTGGCGCTGGTGGATCAGGCTTCTAAGACGGCGGTGCTGCGCTGGCTCGCCCCCGGGGAGACTGTGGCCGTGGTCGGCGACTGGTTCCGGTTTCGGTTGCTGTTTAATCCCGGCGCGGCATTCTCGTTTGGCACGAATGCTACCTGGGTGTTTACGGTGATCCAGATCGTGTTTATCGTCGGGGTTGCGGTCAGCGCCCCGCGCGTGCGGGATAAGTACGTGGCGTTGGGTTTGGCGTTGGTTGCTGGGGGCGCTGCGGGGAACCTTTGTGATCGGTTGTTTCGTCAGCCGGCGTTCTTTGTGGGGCATGTCGTGGATTTCATCTCTGTGGGGAATTTCGCGGTATTCAATGTGGCGGATTCGGCGATCACGGTCGGGGTGCTGATTTTCCTTGTGGCCACCCTTTTCGGGGAGTCGAAGGCTTCTGGCGAAGGAGATTCGTGA